The DNA window AGCTATGTCCCAGCTGGGCTGGGGAGCTGTGGGGGACGTCCCCACCTCAGGCCCCCTCTAGAGTCCTGATCTAACCAGTCAAGACCTTGGAGTCAGAGCTCAAAAGAGCTGTGAGCTAATGCCCAAAATACAAGTCTGGGACCCCGAAAGAGAAAAATAGGGGGCCGAGACCACATGTGAGTTCACAGCAGACATTGGACACTGACAGAAGGCTTCTCCCCATGCCAGGAGAGCATCATGCAGGCAGGGTATGGTATGGTTGTGACATGACAGAGGAGTGACTGGAGCTGGCAGGGAGGTGGCTGGGGTACCTGGTGGCAATCTTGGTGAAGTACTCATAGGCATTCTCTGCCGTGGGCTGCAGGTGCTGCAACATGGTCTGGAACTCTGAGTCATAGCGTCGGTTGATGTCGTCCCCGATGATGGCGAGCTGCCGTCCCACCTGCCCCATGGTGCTGTAGGAGCAGGAGGCATGCAGGTGAGCCAGTAACCAGGCAGTCGGGACCAGGCCCTGGCTCATGGCAGAGGGGTTCTGCCTGAGCTGTCCATGGCCCTGTGCATCCCTTCTTGGAGGTCCCTGACAGTGTTCTAAGACATGAGTGCTGGGCTCCAGGAGAAGGGGCAGGCATGGGCTAAAAAGGATACAAGGTCCTGGATGGGGGTGGGAGCCCAACATAAAAGAGGAGCAACCATGAGAGAAGGGCAAGAcccccgaggcctccccagctcccAGGACCTGCACAGAGACCCATGCGAGCTACTGCCTCCCTGAAGATGTCCTTGTGGGCCCAGCGGTTGTAGCTCACCTGCTAGGTTGCAGAGGTAAGGTGACCATCTCTGGGTCGGCAGGGGCAGCCACCCCTTCAGCCTCCTGTTCCTGCTGATGGCGGTAAAAAACGTAGCTGCGGAAAACCTCCTCTGTGTCCTGGGCTACCTGCTCCTCTGAGGATCAAAGCTGGGAGTCAGGGAGAGAGGGCCGAACCCTGGCAGCCCCATGCCTTATAGGGGATTCACTCTTCCTAAGGCCATAGCTGTCCTCACCCATGGAAAGAAATATCccaaccaggtgcggtggctcacgcctataatcccagcactttgggaggccgaggtgggcagatcacctgaggtcgggagttcaagaccagcctgaccaacatggagaaactctgtctctactaaaaatacaaaattagccgggtgtggtggcacatgcctgtaatcccacctactcaagaagaggctgaggcaggagaattacttgaccccgggaggcggaggttgcggtgagcggagatcgtgccactgcactccagcctaggcaacaagagcgaaactctgtctcaaaaaaaaaaaaaaaatggccgggtgtggtggctcatgcctgtaatcccagcactttgggaggccaaggcgggcggatcacgaggtcaggagattgagaccatcctggctaacatggtgaaaccccgtctctactaaacaaaatacaaaaaattagccaggcgtggtgggaggcgcctgtagtcccagctactcgggaggctgaggcaggagaatggcgtgaacccgggagttggagcttgcagtgagcctagatcacgccactgcactccagcctgggcaatagagcgagactccatctcaaaaaacaaaacaaaacaaaacaacaacaacaaaaaaaacaaaaaaaaaaaaaagaaaagaaatatccctACTTCAGCACCTTAGCCGCCCCTAGAGCTTATGCTGTGTGGAGAGTTGTTCCGGCACTTGCATTGAGTCCTCACAGTAGCCCTGGGAGCAGGCAATCCCCAGCTGGCAGGGGGAAAATGGCACAGGGTGTCTGAGTAACGTGTGCAAGGTCATACAGCCAGAACAAGCCGGGGAACCGGGACAGTCCCGGGCATTTGGGGTCCTGAGTCTACATTAGTACATCTCAGCTCCGCAGCCCTTTGCGTGCAGGGAAATGTGGGAAACAAAATCTGAATTTGTAGCTGCGGCCCAGAAAAGTCACACAGGGAGATAGTGACAGACCTGGGACCTGATTCCCAAGTCCAGGGAACAGCCCGCCGTGAGGTGTGAGCTGGGGCTTCCCTGGCTATCCcctgggaagagggaaggagggcagCCATCTTACTTCCTCCCCAAGTCACAATAATTGCGTTCCCTGTTGAGCAGACCTGACTGGGTGATTGGCCAGCTTACTTCCTTATTTCTCCCGCTGGAGGGATACAGCAGCCAGGCCCCACTCTAATTCCTGCCTCCCTCGCCCGTGACCCAGCCCTCTGCCCCGGTGGCACTGTGCCTACCTTACACTCACTTCCTGGCCTCTCCCAACCTCCAGGCCCTCCCCAGTCCAGACTCCTCCCCCTCCTGGGCTTAACCTT is part of the Homo sapiens chromosome 6, GRCh38.p14 Primary Assembly genome and encodes:
- the BAK1 gene encoding bcl-2 homologous antagonist/killer isoform X2; the protein is MASGQGPGPPRQECGEPALPSASEEQVAQDTEEVFRSYVFYRHQQEQEAEGVAAPADPEMVTLPLQPSSTMGQVGRQLAIIGDDINRRYDSEFQTMLQHLQPTAENAYEYFTKIATRPAATPTGNLPADSIHLLCPLPSLCPVAPERTPQQWHPAHLPLSFLLSQRPRLFPNTGQVGAASAALIHS